In Acidobacteriota bacterium, the following proteins share a genomic window:
- a CDS encoding Gfo/Idh/MocA family oxidoreductase yields the protein MESNTRRNFLAKSAAGVAMTAASWNKVLGANDRVRLGVIGTGNRGGDVMSWFIKEPDCEVVALCDVYEKAMMEQKEKAKSNPKTYGIHTELLANKDVDAVLIATPDHWHAQIAVDACNAGKAVYCEKPLTYTWQEGHKIIQAVNSNKTVFQVGLQQRSGTHYAEAKREYFDSGKIGKVAMVRTYWHGNGYHLRKPNFTEQPAGLDWKRWVGPAKFRPFNAHQFYNWRAYFDFGGGQITDLFTHWIDVVHWYLGEEIPISATAAGGVYNYKDGRTAPDTISIQLEYPKEWMATFDATLVPGARGAAIEFMGSGGSLYIDRGRYVWQQAPERRQAPPPAVTVQAKKPLEAEHVRNFLDSIKSNKTPNSDVVSGHRSALASNLGKIAYLQKRRITFNPSVERDFVLTSATQAKR from the coding sequence ATGGAATCAAATACAAGGCGCAATTTTCTCGCCAAAAGCGCGGCGGGCGTCGCCATGACCGCGGCAAGCTGGAACAAAGTGCTGGGCGCAAACGACCGTGTGCGGTTGGGCGTCATTGGAACGGGCAATCGCGGAGGCGATGTCATGAGCTGGTTCATCAAAGAACCGGATTGTGAAGTCGTAGCGCTTTGCGACGTATACGAAAAAGCCATGATGGAGCAGAAGGAAAAGGCCAAGAGCAATCCGAAAACCTATGGCATTCACACCGAATTGCTGGCCAACAAGGACGTGGACGCCGTATTGATTGCCACGCCGGATCACTGGCATGCGCAAATCGCCGTGGACGCCTGCAACGCGGGCAAAGCCGTTTACTGCGAAAAACCGCTGACTTACACCTGGCAGGAAGGCCACAAAATCATTCAAGCCGTCAACTCGAACAAAACCGTTTTCCAGGTTGGTTTGCAACAACGCAGCGGCACGCATTACGCCGAAGCCAAACGCGAATACTTCGACAGCGGCAAAATCGGCAAAGTAGCGATGGTGCGCACCTACTGGCACGGCAACGGCTACCATTTGCGCAAACCGAATTTCACGGAACAGCCTGCGGGATTGGATTGGAAACGTTGGGTAGGCCCGGCCAAATTCCGCCCGTTCAATGCTCATCAGTTTTACAACTGGCGCGCCTATTTCGATTTCGGCGGAGGCCAAATCACCGATTTGTTCACGCACTGGATTGACGTGGTGCATTGGTATCTGGGCGAAGAGATTCCGATTTCGGCCACGGCGGCGGGCGGTGTTTACAATTACAAAGACGGACGCACCGCGCCGGACACGATTTCGATTCAACTGGAATACCCGAAAGAATGGATGGCGACATTCGACGCGACGCTGGTTCCCGGCGCGCGCGGAGCAGCAATCGAATTCATGGGATCGGGCGGCAGTTTGTACATTGATCGCGGTCGGTATGTCTGGCAACAAGCGCCAGAGCGCAGACAGGCTCCGCCACCGGCAGTGACGGTGCAAGCCAAGAAGCCGCTGGAAGCCGAGCACGTGCGCAACTTCCTCGACAGCATCAAGTCGAACAAGACTCCGAATTCGGATGTGGTCAGCGGCCATCGTTCCGCGTTGGCATCGAACTTGGGCAAAATCGCTTATCTGCAAAAACGTCGCATCACGTTTAACCCCTCCGTCGAAAGAGATTTCGTTCTGACTTCGGCGACGCAAGCGAAAAGATAA
- a CDS encoding FecR domain-containing protein, producing the protein MEVRACYVRKLVFAVCALLAAATLECSSFAQSVEARVASVKGKATRINLARKFALRRGDKLAPGDEIDTINGGRVTIELTDGSMITVQPGSHIIFKDYRTASSLRELIQVFIGRVRIKINHYGGKPNPYRVNSPSASILVRGTEFSVGVNSSGETSVVVYDGLVEVESLSDPNRHTLVSPGHGVLVKPNEDIRFFTPGPGGEIGERSGRNPENHEQLLNSSASTSVTTGTIRNYVAGDYERYVDSLVEPGESPPLLRFTAFSDSHLDSLENPAYATDFKHLESRTLLISSFSNSLRKTSLRLPANANSVEPVDAGYLLQSTVFLPLGNTRWVIGGNFAKSNSRIRSISEEEVIGPATPRFPDGVPGLRSTKSSTHADSDGGSFMIARSFGREGRTSLGFGVDYVKGLGELSGSTLLTNAVSLRAAELIEAKSDIERKRFKLGLTHQFSNGHKLGIFYRHGLLSADDNDVSRTFNNLPLALDSVHYSSHSSEIGAQLRGTLTKRLFYGAEAHWLITGVREKIDRSIIVEAAENERINRTAVSFGLGYQLFRRTVLSADLTTGVSNIRENYSERASGNLIESEKVRLRFLSVQAGLQTDLWRNLFTSVSFFTLAQSRTENHRLFPDRFGRLLDTNGFFVPDGITNERFADNYADFGLGWRITKTILAEYILATSYGQRAPNHILLLRYTFKRDE; encoded by the coding sequence TTGGAAGTACGCGCTTGTTACGTTCGAAAACTTGTTTTCGCTGTTTGCGCCCTGCTGGCGGCGGCAACCCTGGAGTGTTCTTCCTTTGCGCAATCCGTGGAAGCCAGGGTTGCCAGCGTCAAGGGCAAAGCCACGCGAATCAATCTGGCGCGTAAATTCGCCCTGCGGCGCGGCGACAAACTGGCTCCGGGTGATGAAATTGACACAATCAATGGCGGACGCGTCACCATTGAGCTGACCGATGGCAGCATGATTACCGTCCAACCCGGTTCTCATATCATTTTCAAAGATTACAGAACCGCCAGTTCCCTGCGCGAATTGATTCAAGTTTTCATCGGACGCGTCAGGATCAAAATCAATCATTATGGTGGCAAACCGAATCCGTATCGGGTTAACAGCCCCTCTGCTTCCATCCTGGTGCGAGGTACGGAATTCAGCGTCGGCGTCAATTCTTCGGGCGAAACCAGCGTCGTGGTGTATGACGGTTTGGTCGAAGTGGAAAGTTTGAGCGATCCGAATCGTCACACACTGGTTTCTCCGGGTCACGGCGTGCTGGTCAAACCGAACGAAGACATTCGTTTTTTTACGCCGGGCCCCGGCGGCGAGATTGGCGAACGTAGCGGCAGGAATCCGGAAAATCACGAGCAACTTCTGAACTCCAGCGCTTCGACTTCAGTGACGACCGGAACCATTCGGAATTACGTCGCCGGAGATTACGAACGATACGTTGATAGTTTGGTTGAACCCGGTGAATCGCCGCCACTGTTGCGGTTTACGGCGTTTTCGGATTCCCATCTCGATAGCCTGGAAAATCCGGCTTACGCAACAGATTTCAAACACCTGGAAAGCCGAACGCTACTGATTTCGTCTTTCAGTAATTCCTTACGCAAAACCAGCCTTCGATTGCCGGCCAACGCTAACTCGGTTGAACCAGTTGATGCGGGATACTTGCTGCAAAGTACCGTCTTTTTACCGCTGGGAAATACTCGTTGGGTGATTGGCGGTAATTTTGCCAAGTCGAACAGTCGAATCAGATCTATTTCAGAGGAGGAAGTCATCGGCCCCGCAACGCCCCGTTTCCCGGACGGAGTTCCCGGATTGCGAAGCACCAAGAGTTCTACTCACGCTGACTCCGATGGTGGTTCTTTCATGATTGCTCGCAGCTTCGGGCGAGAAGGTCGGACGAGTCTTGGATTTGGCGTTGATTACGTCAAAGGATTGGGCGAACTCAGTGGTTCGACGCTGCTGACAAATGCTGTGAGTTTGCGCGCCGCGGAATTGATCGAAGCCAAGTCTGACATTGAACGAAAACGCTTCAAATTGGGGCTTACGCATCAGTTTTCAAACGGCCACAAACTGGGAATTTTCTACCGACACGGTTTGCTTTCCGCAGACGACAATGACGTTTCCCGCACATTTAACAATTTGCCGCTGGCGCTGGATTCCGTTCACTATTCCAGTCATTCATCGGAAATCGGCGCACAGTTGCGCGGAACCTTGACGAAGCGCCTGTTTTACGGCGCTGAAGCACACTGGTTGATTACAGGGGTCAGGGAAAAGATTGACCGGTCAATCATTGTCGAGGCCGCAGAAAACGAACGGATCAACCGTACAGCAGTCAGCTTTGGTTTGGGTTATCAACTATTTCGGCGAACCGTGCTAAGCGCCGACCTTACCACTGGCGTTTCCAACATACGGGAAAATTATTCCGAGCGGGCATCGGGGAACTTGATCGAAAGTGAAAAGGTGCGGCTTCGTTTCCTATCAGTTCAAGCCGGTCTTCAAACTGACTTGTGGCGAAACCTGTTTACTAGCGTTTCCTTTTTCACATTGGCTCAATCGCGAACTGAGAATCACAGATTGTTCCCGGATCGCTTTGGCCGCTTGCTGGATACCAATGGATTTTTCGTTCCCGATGGCATTACGAATGAACGATTCGCTGATAATTACGCCGATTTCGGTCTTGGCTGGCGAATTACCAAAACTATATTGGCAGAATACATATTAGCCACCAGCTACGGCCAGCGCGCTCCGAATCATATCTTGCTTTTGCGGTACACATTCAAACGTGATGAGTAG
- a CDS encoding CHASE2 domain-containing protein: MKKAFSQLGRSAAWIIAIIVVSTVMALIVDWRAPWLGLYARDALMRARGALEPPGEVAIVAIDEASIARFGRFPWPRTLTAQALDKVSAAHPKVIGISVLYSDATTESDDSALAQSIKNAGNVVVAAQLTNAPQGSAQWLRPLPAIERAAAGVGHGNVLTDSDGVARAVLLRESDDEAHALWSLSAEIIRIADGAPASDIHEVPGAVRIGSRTIPVRTEQSTVFAVAQPDSAQPETYRASRMSLNFIGPTGSFAPRTFSFADVIDGRVNPDEFRGKYVLIGATAAAMSDRIASPFTKSESDDGDQHGALMPGVEVLANAVTTILRERFYTSTPEWFAALIAALIAAAVVLILMMAPGNPQALQPVIAITALLVLMLLGAYAAFASWLVVPPLISALIAFGTAIPLTLLYRAMTLSFHLDDRFAELLSESAKLSPVAMDFSGEHKVERTGRFWPHGTNWKLQLLETLQRQLMARSQFMDRALRSIEDGLVIADTEGRIVFANPSASQIFASSDKPLHGDNLFARLHETDPGIAGPEKQLLARLLEKRQTVECELVIGESQLSHYTLRIAAVTSGEDQSPLGIVATLADITKQRELQQMKNDVMVMVTHEMRTPLTAIKGMSEVLMQFDADAERRREMHQTIHEASERLSRMIDDYLDLSRLESGARQLRLTPIRLTSLVEKTLLLMEPLAAQRGIKLNRQFASGLPGVFVDEDLFSRALTNLLANAIKYSLPNTEVTVSSKTDGKSFFVSVTDQGPGIPPEFRSRIFEKFYRVPRVEDADAPGTGLGLAMVREIAELHGGRVMLESGNGTGSTFTLRLPIGSAQSKHE; the protein is encoded by the coding sequence ATGAAAAAGGCGTTTTCACAACTGGGCAGATCCGCCGCCTGGATCATCGCCATCATCGTCGTTTCGACGGTGATGGCTTTAATTGTTGATTGGCGCGCGCCGTGGTTGGGATTGTATGCGCGCGACGCGTTGATGCGCGCTCGCGGAGCATTGGAACCGCCAGGCGAAGTTGCCATTGTCGCCATTGACGAAGCCAGTATCGCGCGATTTGGACGATTTCCGTGGCCGCGCACTCTGACAGCCCAAGCCTTGGACAAGGTTTCCGCCGCTCACCCCAAAGTCATCGGCATCAGCGTGCTTTACAGCGACGCCACGACCGAATCTGACGATTCGGCTTTGGCTCAATCCATCAAAAACGCTGGCAACGTCGTGGTTGCGGCGCAATTGACCAATGCTCCGCAAGGCAGTGCGCAATGGTTACGTCCGCTCCCTGCTATCGAGCGGGCGGCGGCGGGCGTCGGTCACGGCAATGTTTTAACCGATTCGGATGGCGTTGCTCGCGCGGTGTTGCTGCGTGAATCCGATGATGAAGCTCACGCGTTGTGGTCATTATCCGCGGAAATCATTCGAATCGCGGACGGGGCGCCAGCCAGCGACATTCATGAAGTTCCGGGAGCGGTTCGGATTGGTTCGCGCACAATTCCCGTGCGCACCGAACAATCAACCGTCTTTGCCGTGGCGCAACCAGACAGCGCACAGCCGGAAACATATCGCGCCAGCCGAATGTCGCTTAATTTTATTGGCCCAACAGGATCGTTTGCTCCGCGCACATTCAGCTTCGCCGATGTGATTGATGGACGAGTCAATCCGGACGAATTTCGCGGCAAATATGTTTTGATCGGGGCGACCGCAGCGGCCATGAGCGACCGTATCGCGTCTCCGTTTACCAAATCTGAAAGCGATGACGGCGATCAGCACGGCGCTTTGATGCCCGGCGTTGAGGTGCTGGCCAACGCCGTCACAACCATTCTGCGCGAACGCTTTTACACATCCACGCCGGAATGGTTTGCGGCACTGATTGCAGCTCTGATCGCCGCTGCTGTTGTGTTGATTCTGATGATGGCGCCTGGTAACCCACAGGCATTGCAACCTGTCATTGCCATCACCGCATTGTTGGTATTGATGCTGTTGGGAGCTTACGCGGCATTTGCCAGTTGGTTGGTTGTCCCGCCCTTGATTTCGGCCTTGATTGCATTCGGAACTGCCATTCCCCTGACATTGCTTTACAGGGCGATGACCTTGAGCTTTCATTTGGACGACCGATTCGCCGAATTGCTGAGCGAGAGCGCCAAATTATCGCCTGTCGCGATGGACTTTTCCGGCGAACACAAAGTGGAGCGGACTGGCAGATTCTGGCCGCATGGGACAAACTGGAAACTACAGTTGCTGGAAACCTTGCAGCGCCAATTGATGGCTCGCTCTCAGTTCATGGATCGCGCACTGCGTTCCATTGAAGATGGGTTGGTCATCGCCGACACAGAAGGTCGCATTGTTTTCGCCAATCCGAGCGCCTCGCAAATTTTTGCATCATCGGACAAACCCCTTCACGGTGATAATCTGTTTGCGCGATTGCATGAGACCGATCCAGGGATTGCCGGGCCGGAAAAACAGTTGCTTGCGCGCCTATTGGAAAAACGGCAAACCGTCGAATGCGAACTTGTTATCGGCGAATCGCAACTCAGCCATTACACCTTGCGAATCGCCGCGGTTACTTCAGGCGAAGACCAGTCACCTCTGGGCATAGTGGCCACGCTGGCTGACATTACGAAACAGCGCGAATTGCAGCAGATGAAAAACGACGTAATGGTGATGGTCACGCATGAAATGCGGACTCCGCTGACAGCCATCAAAGGCATGAGCGAAGTGTTGATGCAGTTTGACGCCGATGCGGAACGCCGCCGGGAAATGCACCAGACGATTCACGAAGCTTCCGAACGGCTGTCGCGGATGATAGACGACTATCTGGATTTGTCGCGGCTGGAATCCGGAGCGCGACAATTGCGGCTTACCCCCATTCGCCTGACTTCACTGGTTGAAAAAACCCTGTTACTGATGGAACCATTGGCAGCTCAACGCGGCATCAAATTGAACCGGCAGTTTGCCAGCGGATTACCGGGAGTTTTTGTGGACGAGGATTTATTTTCGCGTGCGCTGACCAATTTATTGGCCAATGCGATCAAATACAGTCTGCCCAACACGGAAGTTACCGTTTCGTCCAAAACCGATGGCAAATCGTTTTTTGTTTCGGTCACGGATCAAGGACCGGGAATTCCACCGGAGTTTCGGTCGCGCATTTTCGAGAAGTTTTACCGTGTACCGCGTGTGGAGGACGCCGATGCTCCGGGCACTGGGCTAGGGCTGGCGATGGTGCGCGAAATTGCCGAGTTGCACGGAGGCCGGGTCATGTTGGAAAGTGGCAACGGCACAGGCTCAACCTTCACGCTGCGCCTGCCAATTGGCTCCGCCCAGAGCAAACACGAATGA
- a CDS encoding sigma-54-dependent Fis family transcriptional regulator produces MSKILPKILPKVLVADDDRLIRMTLETGLTLNGFQVSLARSGREAIATARAQNFDAVVSDIYMPDGDGLEVSRELRASQPSLPIILMTAQGELDVTVQALAVGANDIIAKPFEIAGLVSVLQKHLDANREKTAAQDSTPETDFSHSGLIGRSAAMVAVYKLIAYAARTDVTVMITGESGTGKELVARAIHQFSARKGKPFIAVNCSGLTDTLLEAELFGHTKGAFTGANSDRAGFFEAADGGTLFLDELASTSQAFQASLLRVLQSGEVRRVGATSTRRVDVRVIGASNLPLRELAEQGGFRPDLFYRLSVLTIDLPPLRDRTGDIELLAQHLLRRNCLGDQPPILSQEAAEALLAYRFPGNVRELENALKRAAALSSNGVITLDCLPPHIVKDFNDPITNSMTESSLRNLASDWPSLEELERRYLQIVLEKVHGNRQHAAELLGTARRTVQRLIARYGLGTDEESGEESHNDVQED; encoded by the coding sequence TTGTCAAAAATTCTGCCCAAAATTCTGCCCAAGGTCCTAGTTGCGGACGACGATCGTTTGATTCGCATGACGCTGGAAACCGGGCTCACGCTTAACGGATTTCAGGTCAGCCTGGCGCGCAGCGGCCGCGAAGCAATTGCCACGGCGCGCGCACAAAACTTTGATGCTGTCGTCAGCGATATTTACATGCCTGATGGTGACGGGTTGGAAGTTTCACGCGAGCTTCGCGCATCCCAACCTTCTCTGCCCATAATCTTAATGACGGCGCAGGGTGAGCTGGATGTCACCGTGCAGGCGTTGGCCGTAGGCGCAAATGACATTATCGCCAAACCATTTGAAATTGCCGGACTGGTTTCCGTTCTGCAAAAGCATTTGGATGCCAACCGGGAAAAGACCGCGGCGCAGGATTCGACACCTGAAACCGATTTTTCCCATTCCGGCTTGATCGGACGTAGCGCCGCAATGGTTGCGGTATACAAACTCATTGCCTACGCCGCTCGGACCGACGTGACGGTTATGATTACCGGGGAATCCGGCACCGGAAAAGAATTGGTGGCGCGCGCAATTCACCAATTCAGTGCGCGAAAAGGGAAACCGTTCATCGCCGTCAACTGTTCGGGATTAACGGACACCTTGTTGGAGGCGGAGCTGTTCGGCCATACCAAAGGAGCGTTCACCGGCGCCAATTCCGATCGTGCGGGATTTTTTGAAGCGGCAGACGGCGGCACGCTATTTTTAGATGAACTGGCTTCGACCAGTCAGGCGTTTCAGGCGAGTTTATTACGTGTGTTGCAATCCGGCGAGGTTCGGCGCGTCGGAGCGACGTCAACACGTCGGGTTGACGTTCGCGTCATCGGCGCCAGCAACTTACCGCTGAGGGAACTAGCGGAACAAGGCGGCTTTCGCCCGGATTTGTTTTATCGGTTGAGCGTGTTGACCATTGATTTACCGCCACTGCGCGACCGCACCGGCGACATTGAATTGTTGGCCCAGCACCTGTTGCGACGTAACTGCCTTGGCGATCAACCGCCTATCCTTTCCCAGGAAGCGGCGGAAGCATTACTGGCATATCGTTTCCCCGGTAATGTGCGCGAGCTTGAAAATGCCCTGAAACGAGCGGCCGCGCTTTCCAGCAACGGAGTGATCACGCTGGATTGTTTGCCGCCACATATCGTAAAAGATTTCAACGACCCAATCACAAATTCGATGACCGAAAGTTCGCTGCGAAATCTGGCATCCGATTGGCCGTCGTTGGAAGAGTTGGAGCGGCGTTATCTGCAAATTGTGCTGGAAAAAGTTCATGGCAATCGGCAACACGCGGCGGAATTGCTAGGCACAGCGCGCCGCACTGTGCAACGATTAATTGCCCGATATGGCCTGGGGACCGACGAAGAATCTGGCGAAGAATCACACAACGACGTGCAAGAGGATTAG
- a CDS encoding metallophosphoesterase, with the protein MQPAHKVGAVILSFLLCLLFIADKATAHLTDDGVPPLPNGKATTDTFRFAVLGDAGTGKAGQIAIANRLTQFLTERPFDTILMLGDNIYSGGKASDIGPKFEQPYAELLRQNVRFYAILGNHDVRNGREFETKYSNFNMGGRSYYTLAKADDLIEFFALDSTNFNDQQLGWLESALSVSKARWKVAFFHHPLYSSGKSHGSDPRLRSKMEPLLIKYGVSVVLSGHDHFYERIKPQHGVLYFVCGAGGQLRSNGIDRHSALTEASNDKVHSFLFAEATKKNLNFWAIDDTGNVLDGVSLQISERQQ; encoded by the coding sequence ATGCAACCAGCACATAAAGTCGGTGCCGTCATTCTGAGCTTTTTGCTTTGTCTCCTGTTCATCGCTGATAAAGCCACAGCGCATTTGACAGACGACGGTGTGCCGCCGCTTCCCAATGGCAAGGCCACGACTGATACTTTTCGTTTCGCAGTTTTGGGCGACGCCGGAACTGGCAAAGCGGGGCAAATCGCCATCGCCAATCGGCTGACTCAGTTTTTGACCGAACGCCCTTTCGATACGATTTTGATGCTGGGCGATAACATTTACTCTGGTGGCAAAGCTTCAGACATTGGTCCCAAATTCGAGCAGCCTTACGCCGAACTTCTGCGGCAAAACGTCAGGTTTTACGCCATTCTTGGCAATCACGATGTTCGCAACGGCAGGGAGTTTGAAACCAAGTATTCAAACTTCAATATGGGAGGGCGCTCCTATTACACACTGGCTAAGGCGGATGATTTGATTGAGTTCTTTGCCCTGGATTCGACCAATTTCAATGACCAACAACTTGGATGGCTGGAATCGGCGTTGTCAGTTTCAAAAGCCAGATGGAAGGTCGCGTTTTTTCATCATCCACTGTATTCGTCCGGCAAAAGCCACGGTTCTGATCCCCGGTTGCGCTCCAAAATGGAGCCGCTGCTGATCAAGTACGGCGTTTCGGTAGTGCTTTCCGGTCACGATCATTTTTACGAACGAATCAAACCTCAACATGGCGTACTTTACTTCGTGTGCGGCGCGGGAGGTCAGCTTCGCTCGAACGGCATTGATCGCCACAGCGCGCTAACCGAAGCGAGCAACGACAAAGTTCATAGTTTTTTGTTTGCCGAAGCCACCAAAAAGAACCTGAATTTCTGGGCGATTGATGACACCGGCAATGTTTTGGATGGCGTTTCCCTTCAAATTTCGGAGCGCCAGCAATGA